The Pseudofrankia inefficax genome window below encodes:
- a CDS encoding anti-sigma factor, with the protein MTSPSPEAHLLTGAYALDALDSRDRAEVEGHLAGCPTCAGEVAELRVVAGLLGQSVPETPPSTLRTSVLREAARTRQLPPLVVEVDDDLDARRERRRLRTITAVASAAAAVALVALGIVGGVSLDQHHQLSAERSRATDLTSAVAAAADRLGQPVAGGGTIAVIPFGNQAYVDVHDLPPLSGGRVYQLWMSSPQGVESAGVVGGNAQRAARVLSLRKGVDSVKMTIEPAGGSQQPTTPIIGSAAVHG; encoded by the coding sequence ATGACATCGCCGTCGCCGGAGGCACATCTGCTGACGGGCGCCTACGCCCTGGACGCACTGGACAGCCGTGACCGGGCCGAGGTCGAGGGGCATCTGGCCGGCTGCCCGACCTGCGCCGGAGAGGTGGCCGAACTGCGGGTGGTCGCCGGCCTGCTCGGCCAGTCGGTGCCGGAGACGCCACCCAGCACGTTGCGCACCTCAGTACTGCGGGAAGCCGCTCGAACCCGTCAGCTGCCGCCGCTGGTCGTCGAGGTCGACGACGACCTCGACGCCCGGCGGGAGCGGCGACGGCTGAGGACGATCACTGCCGTGGCCAGCGCCGCCGCGGCCGTCGCCCTGGTCGCGCTGGGCATCGTCGGTGGCGTCTCCCTTGACCAGCACCACCAGCTCTCCGCCGAGCGCAGCCGGGCGACCGACCTCACCTCGGCGGTCGCCGCGGCCGCGGACCGGCTGGGCCAGCCGGTGGCGGGCGGCGGGACCATCGCCGTGATCCCGTTCGGAAACCAGGCCTACGTCGACGTCCACGACCTGCCACCGCTCTCCGGTGGCCGGGTGTACCAGCTGTGGATGTCGAGCCCACAGGGCGTCGAGTCCGCCGGAGTCGTCGGAGGAAACGCCCAACGGGCCGCCCGGGTGCTCTCGCTGCGCAAGGGCGTGGATTCGGTGAAGATGACCATCGAGCCGGCCGGTGGCTCCCAACAGCCGACGACACCGATCATCGGCTCGGCGGCGGTGCACGGCTGA
- a CDS encoding sigma-70 family RNA polymerase sigma factor, with the protein MPRRADEDDGPALHAVPTPDFGVSPTGGGAPDVEQLLQRTGRGDGDAFAAFYDQLAARVFGLIKRVVRDPAQAEEVTQEVFVEIWRLASRFDPAKGSAVGWVCALAHRRAVDRVRSAQAATDRERRVGVAWAGGAEDSGYDEVTEQVELRLEYERLRRCLGGLTDLQRESIVLAYYNGHTYREVAHLLSTPVPTVKTRMRDGLIRLRDCLGVEA; encoded by the coding sequence ATGCCGCGACGCGCGGACGAGGATGACGGTCCAGCGCTCCACGCCGTCCCGACGCCCGATTTCGGCGTCAGTCCCACGGGTGGTGGGGCTCCTGACGTCGAACAGCTCCTGCAACGCACTGGCCGGGGAGACGGTGACGCCTTCGCCGCGTTCTACGACCAACTGGCGGCGCGGGTCTTCGGCCTGATCAAGCGGGTGGTACGCGACCCGGCGCAGGCAGAGGAAGTCACCCAGGAGGTGTTCGTCGAGATCTGGCGGCTCGCAAGCCGCTTCGACCCGGCGAAGGGCAGCGCAGTCGGATGGGTCTGCGCTCTCGCGCACCGTCGGGCCGTCGACCGGGTGCGTTCGGCGCAGGCCGCGACCGACCGGGAACGCCGCGTCGGTGTCGCCTGGGCGGGGGGCGCCGAGGATTCCGGCTACGACGAGGTGACCGAGCAGGTCGAGCTGAGGCTCGAATACGAGCGGCTTCGCCGTTGCCTCGGCGGTCTCACCGACCTGCAGCGCGAGTCGATCGTGCTGGCCTACTACAACGGCCATACCTACCGCGAGGTCGCGCACCTGCTGTCGACCCCGGTACCGACAGTCAAGACCCGCATGCGCGACGGACTGATCCGGCTGCGCGACTGCCTGGGGGTGGAGGCATGA
- a CDS encoding alpha/beta fold hydrolase, giving the protein MASIVLIHGGGFAASCWDLLLPALTAPAIAVDLPGRGAHPAELGSVTFADCAASVAADVDAAGLADIVLVGHSMAGCTIPGVMKLLGDRVRHSVFVACTVPDDATSCLDMLDPGFRERATEAEPSGGSGLLGSDLARTVFGNDLDDEQFAWCLARMVPEAPGLPAEPVSLAPLRSPTPRTWIRTMRDVIVPPDRQLRYVGNVGGDCSVVDLDAAHMCMISQPAALAAALDKIAAAS; this is encoded by the coding sequence GTGGCCTCGATCGTGCTCATTCATGGCGGCGGTTTCGCCGCGTCGTGCTGGGACCTGCTGCTACCGGCCCTGACCGCGCCAGCCATCGCGGTCGACCTACCGGGCCGCGGCGCGCATCCGGCGGAGCTCGGCTCGGTGACCTTCGCCGACTGCGCGGCCTCCGTCGCCGCCGACGTGGACGCGGCGGGGCTCGCCGACATCGTCCTGGTCGGGCACTCGATGGCCGGCTGCACGATTCCCGGCGTCATGAAACTCCTGGGCGACCGGGTCCGGCACAGCGTCTTCGTCGCCTGCACGGTGCCCGACGACGCGACCAGCTGTCTGGACATGCTCGACCCCGGCTTCCGGGAGCGCGCCACGGAGGCTGAGCCATCCGGCGGCTCCGGCCTCCTCGGCTCGGATCTCGCCCGGACGGTGTTCGGCAATGACCTGGACGACGAACAGTTCGCCTGGTGCCTGGCGCGGATGGTGCCTGAGGCACCAGGATTGCCGGCCGAACCGGTCAGCCTGGCGCCGTTACGGTCGCCGACACCGAGAACCTGGATCCGCACGATGCGAGACGTGATCGTCCCGCCCGACCGGCAGCTGCGCTACGTCGGCAACGTCGGCGGCGACTGCTCGGTGGTCGACCTCGACGCCGCCCACATGTGCATGATCAGCCAGCCGGCCGCGCTGGCCGCGGCCCTTGACAAGATCGCCGCTGCGTCCTGA
- a CDS encoding helix-turn-helix domain-containing protein, whose protein sequence is MRACTNATQPTGTPPDNSAAGGARPPVTSNLAGVLRPDEGLRHFTLGRPAAHPDLDLWVDRYWTVRWELPPGASYLSSVLSHPALHLSVESGDGPRHGFPMPATLLHGVVTRRFDILLRGEGRVFGVKFRPGGFAAFTGLDTGGGVDVASYTDRAVLLADVLGGGGGGAIGSPAAADGGVAELQASILAAGEDDERVALMDEFLLARRPSVADPRYQELLAIVAEMLADRSLTSVQSVTDRFNVEPRTLQRLFRRYVGVGPKWVLRRFRLHDAQLMLDAGEVEDLATLATTLGWFDQAHFTRDFRAAVGVPPRVYTAPTPG, encoded by the coding sequence GTGCGGGCTTGCACGAACGCGACACAGCCGACGGGGACACCCCCGGATAACAGCGCGGCCGGCGGGGCTCGGCCGCCGGTGACGTCCAACCTCGCGGGCGTGCTGCGCCCGGACGAGGGACTGCGGCATTTCACCCTCGGCCGTCCGGCGGCCCATCCGGATCTCGACCTCTGGGTGGACCGGTACTGGACAGTTCGCTGGGAGCTGCCGCCGGGGGCGTCCTACCTGTCGTCAGTGCTCTCCCACCCGGCCTTGCATCTCTCGGTCGAGTCAGGCGACGGTCCGCGGCACGGCTTCCCGATGCCGGCCACACTTCTGCACGGCGTGGTGACCCGACGGTTCGACATCCTGCTGCGCGGCGAGGGCCGAGTGTTCGGGGTCAAGTTCCGACCCGGCGGCTTCGCGGCCTTCACCGGCCTGGACACCGGCGGTGGTGTCGATGTCGCCAGCTACACCGATCGGGCGGTCCTGCTGGCAGACGTCCTCGGTGGCGGGGGCGGCGGCGCGATCGGCTCGCCAGCCGCCGCCGACGGCGGGGTCGCGGAACTCCAGGCCTCGATACTGGCCGCCGGCGAGGACGACGAGCGGGTCGCGTTGATGGACGAGTTCCTGCTCGCCCGCCGCCCATCGGTGGCTGATCCTCGCTACCAGGAGCTGCTGGCGATCGTCGCCGAGATGCTCGCCGACCGGAGCCTGACCAGCGTCCAGTCCGTCACGGACCGATTCAACGTCGAGCCGCGTACCTTGCAGCGGCTGTTCCGCCGCTACGTCGGCGTCGGGCCGAAATGGGTGTTGCGGCGCTTCCGCCTGCACGACGCCCAGCTCATGCTCGACGCCGGCGAGGTCGAGGACCTGGCGACCCTCGCCACGACCCTCGGCTGGTTCGACCAGGCCCATTTCACCCGCGACTTCCGCGCCGCCGTGGGGGTTCCGCCGCGCGTGTACACCGCGCCCACCCCCGGATAG
- a CDS encoding VOC family protein gives MTTQTAQPGDHAAAKSSAVSPIPAGFTSLTPFVVVDGAEQAIAFYQAVFGARVISRNDTPDGAKVAHCELELANGRLQLSDPMPDHNLVAPTGGDVVSGSVVAYLPDVDASYAKAVELGAKGYGEPSTFVTGDRFAAILDPWGHRWALMTRVEDVDPDEAQRRVDAWLAEGGYEADQSS, from the coding sequence ATGACCACTCAGACCGCACAGCCAGGCGACCACGCGGCAGCCAAGTCGAGCGCGGTGAGCCCGATCCCGGCCGGTTTCACCTCACTCACACCCTTCGTCGTCGTCGATGGCGCCGAGCAGGCAATCGCCTTCTACCAGGCGGTCTTCGGAGCCCGGGTCATCAGTCGCAATGACACCCCGGATGGGGCGAAGGTCGCGCACTGCGAGCTGGAACTCGCCAATGGCCGCCTGCAGCTGTCCGACCCGATGCCCGACCACAACCTGGTCGCGCCGACCGGCGGCGACGTCGTCAGTGGTTCGGTCGTCGCCTACCTGCCCGACGTCGACGCGTCGTACGCGAAGGCCGTCGAACTCGGTGCGAAGGGCTACGGCGAGCCGTCGACCTTTGTTACCGGCGACCGGTTCGCCGCGATCCTGGATCCCTGGGGACACCGCTGGGCGTTGATGACCCGCGTCGAGGACGTGGACCCCGACGAGGCCCAGCGCCGGGTCGACGCCTGGCTGGCGGAGGGTGGCTACGAGGCCGACCAGTCGAGCTGA
- a CDS encoding HelD family protein codes for MSNEEVEHEQEYVSMLYERLDGFREQASTRLAEVLAERPGGRPQAHTERQAAASTYSRQLARYDAAEDGLCFGRLDLDGDETRYVGRLGIFDESDDYAPLLIDWRAPAARPFYLATAASPEGVRRRRQIRTARRRVVEIDDEVLELADANVGTGHESLTGEARLMAALTAGRTGRMGDIVETIQAEQDRIIRAENAGVLVVQGGPGTGKTAVALHRAAYLLYTYREQLTKRGVLVIGPNPTFLRYISHVLPALGETSVVLSTVGDLFPGVYATRTEPRETAELKGGPRMVELITAAVRDRQRVPDEPLEIAFEDDILLLDAATCEAARDRARATHRPHNQARVVFVQAVVDALARQYADRLGADPYADDPLGEDDAPGGGSNLLGDEVVDDIRQELRQDEAVLTALDELWPVLTPQWLLADLFADAELLASAAEAAGLTDAERDLLSRPDPHGGRAADRMWTSADAPLLDEAAELLGDDEAAALAAAERRRRERIAYAQGVVDILTRDMDDDPDILMVSDLIDAERLAERHEDSDDRSTAERAAADRTWAFGHVIVDEAQELSHMAWRMVMRRCPSRSMTLVGDVAQTGDLAGASSWARVLGPHLGDRWRLERLTVNYRTPAEIMAVAAEVLAAIDPGLEPPRSVRETGTAPWELTVAPDTLASQLAAIAASEVAELREALGDGPDGGRVAVLVPSGLLGDLRPALEAALPATTTAGDEPDLDSPVAILTVRQSKGLEFDAVLVVEPDLIVEESPRGLNDLYVALTRATRSLAVLHTSPLPAALGKLEPGPAVAQAVAR; via the coding sequence TTGTCAAACGAAGAAGTGGAGCACGAGCAGGAGTATGTCTCGATGCTCTACGAGCGTCTTGACGGCTTCCGGGAACAGGCGTCGACCCGGCTCGCCGAGGTGCTGGCCGAGCGGCCGGGCGGCCGGCCACAGGCGCACACCGAACGGCAGGCGGCGGCCTCGACCTATTCGCGTCAGCTCGCCCGCTATGACGCCGCCGAGGATGGACTGTGTTTCGGCCGTCTCGACCTCGACGGCGACGAGACCCGCTATGTCGGCCGTCTCGGCATTTTCGACGAGTCGGACGACTATGCCCCGCTGTTGATCGACTGGCGGGCTCCCGCCGCCCGGCCGTTCTACCTGGCGACGGCAGCCTCTCCCGAGGGCGTCCGACGCCGCCGCCAGATCCGGACGGCCCGGCGACGGGTCGTCGAGATCGACGACGAAGTGCTTGAGCTGGCCGATGCCAACGTGGGGACGGGCCATGAGTCGCTGACCGGCGAGGCCCGGCTGATGGCTGCGCTCACCGCCGGCCGGACCGGCCGCATGGGCGACATCGTCGAGACGATCCAGGCCGAGCAGGACCGCATCATCCGGGCCGAGAACGCCGGGGTCCTCGTCGTTCAGGGCGGCCCTGGCACCGGTAAGACCGCCGTCGCGCTGCACCGGGCCGCGTACCTGCTGTATACGTACCGCGAGCAGTTGACCAAACGCGGCGTCCTGGTCATCGGCCCGAACCCGACCTTCCTGCGGTACATCTCCCATGTGCTGCCCGCGCTGGGTGAGACCAGCGTGGTGCTTTCGACCGTCGGTGACCTGTTCCCCGGCGTCTACGCCACGCGAACGGAGCCGCGCGAAACGGCGGAGCTCAAGGGTGGCCCGCGGATGGTCGAGCTGATCACCGCCGCCGTCCGCGATCGGCAGCGGGTGCCGGACGAACCGCTGGAGATCGCCTTCGAGGACGACATCCTGTTGCTGGACGCGGCCACCTGCGAGGCCGCCCGCGACCGGGCCCGAGCGACGCATCGGCCGCACAACCAGGCCCGCGTCGTCTTCGTTCAGGCCGTCGTCGACGCGCTCGCTCGGCAGTACGCCGATCGCCTCGGCGCCGATCCGTACGCCGACGACCCGCTGGGCGAGGACGACGCGCCCGGCGGCGGCAGCAACCTGCTGGGCGACGAGGTCGTCGACGACATCCGCCAGGAGCTGCGCCAGGACGAGGCCGTGCTCACCGCGCTCGACGAGCTGTGGCCCGTGCTGACACCGCAGTGGCTGCTGGCCGACCTGTTCGCCGACGCGGAGCTGCTCGCCTCCGCCGCCGAGGCGGCCGGGCTGACCGACGCCGAGCGTGACCTGCTGTCGCGGCCCGATCCGCACGGTGGCCGCGCGGCCGACCGGATGTGGACCTCCGCCGACGCGCCGTTGCTCGACGAGGCAGCCGAGCTGCTCGGCGACGACGAGGCGGCGGCGCTGGCCGCCGCCGAGCGCCGCCGCCGCGAGCGGATCGCGTACGCGCAGGGCGTGGTCGACATCCTCACCCGGGATATGGACGACGACCCGGACATCCTCATGGTCTCCGACCTCATCGACGCCGAACGGCTCGCCGAGCGGCACGAGGACTCCGATGACCGTTCGACCGCCGAACGGGCCGCCGCGGACCGGACCTGGGCCTTCGGGCACGTCATCGTCGATGAGGCGCAGGAACTGTCGCATATGGCCTGGCGCATGGTGATGCGTCGATGCCCGAGCCGTTCGATGACGCTGGTCGGCGACGTCGCCCAGACTGGTGACCTCGCCGGCGCCTCGTCGTGGGCTCGAGTTCTCGGGCCCCATCTGGGCGATCGCTGGCGGCTGGAGCGGCTGACCGTCAACTACCGCACGCCGGCCGAGATCATGGCTGTCGCCGCCGAGGTGCTGGCGGCGATCGATCCTGGGCTGGAACCACCTCGATCCGTCCGGGAGACGGGCACCGCGCCGTGGGAACTCACGGTCGCCCCGGACACGCTCGCCAGCCAGTTGGCCGCGATCGCCGCCAGTGAGGTTGCCGAGCTGCGCGAAGCCCTCGGCGACGGCCCGGATGGCGGCCGCGTCGCGGTTCTGGTCCCGTCAGGGCTGCTCGGCGACCTGCGGCCCGCGCTCGAGGCCGCCCTCCCCGCCACCACGACGGCCGGCGACGAACCGGATCTGGACTCGCCCGTCGCCATCCTCACCGTCCGTCAGTCCAAGGGCCTGGAGTTCGACGCGGTCCTCGTCGTCGAGCCCGATCTGATCGTCGAGGAGTCTCCGCGCGGCCTGAACGACCTCTACGTGGCTCTTACTCGCGCCACCCGATCGCTCGCCGTTCTGCACACCTCTCCACTCCCGGCCGCCCTCGGGAAGCTGGAACCAGGCCCCGCGGTGGCCCAGGCCGTCGCCCGCTGA
- a CDS encoding ABC transporter substrate-binding protein, with the protein MIRKRSTALAAMVAAGAMLLAAGCGSSGSSGPTVTGSGSAGATQTITVGVFADITGPAASGNKTVEAGVKAGTYYAARNGYKIKYVVGDTATNPTTALSIAQKFVTQDHVLAVIANSSLLFTASNYLTAHNVPVIGISEDGPEWITSKNMFSISGPLQQTKVATTMGKFFKLVGVTNLASLGYAVSPISSESASASAASAEAAGIKVGYLNAKFPFGSTNVGPAVLQMKDAGIDGLVTSTDPDTGFELIKGLRDSGVKLKGALLPTGYGGDLIQAGPGALASAQNVYFLLGYEPVEMQTAATKQFVADLKSGGTTGEPTFAMYNGYVSIGLLVRALKAAGGTPSQAGLLKGLESIHDWNALGLYGSHTVDINDRVNVVSGPDNCSWMTKLVGDKFELVKGATPICGDVIPGKTVAAQS; encoded by the coding sequence CTGCAATGGTCGCCGCTGGTGCGATGCTCTTAGCCGCTGGCTGTGGCTCGTCGGGGTCGAGCGGCCCGACCGTGACCGGTTCCGGCTCGGCCGGGGCGACCCAGACCATCACGGTCGGCGTGTTCGCTGACATCACTGGCCCGGCGGCCTCCGGTAACAAGACCGTCGAGGCCGGCGTGAAGGCGGGGACCTACTACGCGGCCAGGAATGGCTACAAGATCAAGTACGTCGTCGGCGACACGGCGACCAACCCGACGACGGCGCTCTCCATCGCGCAGAAGTTCGTCACGCAGGACCACGTCCTCGCGGTGATCGCGAACTCGTCGCTGCTCTTCACGGCGTCCAACTACCTCACCGCGCACAACGTCCCGGTCATCGGGATCAGTGAGGACGGTCCCGAGTGGATCACCTCGAAGAACATGTTCTCCATCTCCGGTCCGCTGCAGCAGACCAAGGTGGCGACCACGATGGGCAAGTTCTTCAAGCTGGTGGGTGTCACCAACCTGGCTTCGCTGGGCTACGCCGTCTCTCCGATCTCGTCTGAGTCGGCCAGCGCCTCCGCGGCGTCCGCCGAGGCCGCGGGCATCAAGGTCGGCTACCTGAACGCCAAGTTCCCGTTCGGCAGCACCAACGTCGGTCCGGCGGTCCTGCAGATGAAGGACGCCGGCATTGACGGGCTCGTGACCTCCACGGACCCGGACACCGGCTTCGAGCTCATCAAGGGCCTGCGGGACTCCGGCGTCAAGCTGAAGGGCGCGCTGCTGCCGACCGGCTACGGCGGCGACCTGATCCAGGCCGGCCCGGGTGCGCTGGCGAGCGCGCAGAACGTCTACTTCCTGCTCGGCTACGAGCCGGTCGAGATGCAGACCGCGGCGACCAAGCAGTTCGTGGCCGACCTCAAGAGCGGCGGTACCACCGGTGAGCCGACGTTCGCCATGTACAACGGCTACGTCTCGATCGGCCTGCTGGTCCGCGCGCTGAAGGCGGCCGGGGGTACCCCGAGCCAGGCGGGTCTGCTCAAGGGCCTGGAGAGCATCCACGACTGGAACGCGCTGGGCCTGTACGGCTCCCACACGGTTGACATCAATGACCGCGTGAACGTCGTCAGCGGTCCGGACAACTGCTCCTGGATGACGAAGCTGGTCGGTGACAAGTTCGAGCTCGTCAAGGGCGCGACCCCGATCTGCGGCGACGTCATCCCCGGCAAGACGGTCGCGGCGCAGTCCTGA